The genomic interval AGTTGCTGGTAGGTCCCGGAGCGCAAGTCGATGACGAGCTCGCCCGCGGCTTCGGCCACCAGCGCCTCGGGGAGGCAATCGCGCCAGAGGGCCGAGAGCGTGGGCAATCCGGGGAGTTTGGAGCCGCCGGAGAGCCGGTAGGCCGGGATGGGGTCGCCGGCGCGGATCGCGCCGAACAACGCCGAGCCGATCCCGAGGCGGGCGTAGGCCTTCTCGCGCTGTGCTTTGCTGAACGCTTTCGCGTCCAGCGCGTCGTAGAGAACCCCTGTGTAGCGCTCCAGCGCGGGGCGGGTGGGGGAGGTGCGCAGCGCGGCGTTGCGGGCGATCTCGACGTCAGCCCCCTTGCCGAGGGCGAGGGCCTTGCGGGTGGCGTCGGGGTCCTTGGCGAGCTCGATCAGCTCGGTGACCAGCTTGTCGCGCACCGCGGTGAGCTGCGGCATCGCGAGCCCGGCGAGATCCAGGGGTGCGCCCGCACCACCGTCGGACTTGGTTTCGGAGGGAGGCAGCAGCACCAGCACGAGCGGATACGGTACCGGCGCGCGCGGCGGCGGTGGTTCGGGCACGCCTGAATCGGTAATGCGTTGGAGGCATCGATCGGCCAGCGACTACGCTGAGCACCCGTGATCACCCGCCTCTCCCAACTGTTCCTGCGTACCCTGCGCGACGATCCCGCCGACGCCGAGGTGCCCAGCCACAAACTGCTCGTCCGCGCCGGATACGTGCGCCGCGTCGCCCCGGGTGTGTACTCGTGGCTGCCGCTGGGCTTGCGCGTGCTGCGGGAAGTGGAGCGTGTGGTCCGCGAAGAAATGAACGCCATGGGCGCGCAGGAGATCTCGCTGCCCGCACTGCTGCCGCGCGACCCGTACGAGACCACCAACCGGTGGACCGAATACGGCGACGCCCTGTTCCGGCTGCAAGACCGCAAGGGCGCGGACTACCTGCTCGGTCCCACCCACGAGGAACTGTTCGCGCTCACCGTGAAGAGCGAATACAACTCGTACAAGGATCTGCCCGTCTCGCTCTACCAGATCCAGACCAAATACCGCGACGAGGAACGCCCCCGCGCGGGCATCCTGCGTGGCCGCGAGTTCATCATGAAGGACTCCTACTCCTTCGACCTCGACGAAGCGGGCCTGAAGGCCTCCTACAACGCGCACCGCGAGGCCTACCAGCGCATCTTCGACCGCCTCGGGGTCAAGTACGTCATCGTGGCCGCGACCTCCGGCGCCATGGGCGGCAGCGCGTCCGAGGAGTTCCTGGCCGACAGCCCCGTCGGCGAGGACACCTATGTGGTGTGCCGCGAATCCGGTTACGCCGCGAACGTCGAGGCCGTGATCACCCCCGCGCCCGCGGCTCAGCCGGTCGACGGGCTGCCCGACGCGGTGGTGCACGACACCCCGAACACGCCCACCATCGCGACCCTGGTCGACTGGGCCAACGAAGCGGGCATCTACGGTCGTCCCGTCACCGCCGCCGACACCTTGAAGAACGTCATGGTGAAGCTGCGCCACCCGGACGGCAAGGCCGAGATCGTCGGCATCGGCATCCCCGGCGACCGTGAGGTCGACGACAAGCGGCTCGGCGCGTCCGTCGAACCGGCCGAGGTCGAACTGCTCACCGACGAGGACTTCAAGGCCAACCCGTTCCTGGTCAAGGGCTACATCGGCCCGAAGGCGCTGCAGGACAACGGCGTTCGCTACCTGGTCGATCCGCGCGTGGCCACCGGCACCAGCTGGATCACCGGCGCCGATACGCAGGGCAAGCACGTGGTCGGCCTGGTCGCGGGCCGGGACTTCACCCCCGACGGCACCATCGAGGCCGCCGAGGTCCGCGACGGCGATCCGTCGCCCGACGGCCGCGGCACCCTGGTCGCCGCCCGCGGCATCGAGATCGGCCACATCTTCCAGCTCGGCTACAAGTACACCGACGCCTTCGAGGTCGACGTGCTCGGCGAGAACGGCAAGCCGGTCCGGCTGATCATGGGTTCCTACGGTGTCGGCGTCTCCCGCATGGTCGCCGTGATCGCCGAACAGCAGCACGACGAGAAGGGCCTGCGCTGGCCCGCGGAGATCGCCCCGTTCGACATCCACGTCGTCATCGCGAACAAGGACGACGCCGCCCGCGCCGGCGCGGAACAGGTTGCCGCGGGCCTGGATTCCCACGGCCTCGAAGTTCTCTTCGACGACCGCACCGCCTCGCCGGGCGTCAAGTTCAAAGACGCCGAACTCCTCGGCATGCCGTGGGTGCTCGTCATCGGCCGCGGCTGGGCCGAAGGCAAGGTCGAGTTGCGCAACCGCTTCACCGGCGAAGCCGAAGAACTCCCGGCGGATTCCGCCGTCGACGCGGTTCTCGCCAAACTCCGCGGCTAGGCACCGACGCCGCCCCGGGCTGTACCTCGGCACCGGGCGCGGTCGGCCGGGGCCGGAGTGCGTCGAAGATGGTGTGGTGGAGGCTGTTTCCCGCGCGTCCGATGCCGAGATGCGATTAGATCGGGGTATGGCACCTGACGAGTATCTGGCGTTGTTGCGGGCCGAATTGGACGCGTTCGGCACCTGCGTCAGCGGGGAGTTGGACGCACCGGTCGAGCATTGCGGCGACTGGACGCTGTATGACCTGATCAATCACGTGGGTGTGGGGAATCTGTGGGTGGTGGCCGCGGTGCGGGAGCAGCGGCGTGACTACCAGGCCCCCGACGGACCCAAGGACCCTGCCGCGGTGAAGGATTGGTACGCCGAGACGGCGGACGCGCTGGTTTCCGCCCTCGACGCCGACCCGGATACGCCCGCCTGGACCTTCGCTCCGCCGCACACCGTCGGCTTCTGGCGGCGTCGTCGCTGGCTGGAGACCCTGGTGCACCGTTTCGACGCCGAGCACGCCCTCGGCATCGACAGCCGGATCGAGCCGGCGCACGCCGCGGACGGGATCGCCGAGGTCATCGAGGTGTTCGTGCCCCGCATGGTGAAGCGCGGGCTGGCCGCGGCGCCCAGCCACGCGGTCCGGCTTTCCGCGATCGACACCGGCGGCTCCTGGGTGCTCGGCCCCGGCGATCCGGTCGCCACCGTCAGCGGCCCGGCGGCCACGCTGTTCCTGGCGCTGTGGAATCGAGTTCCGGCGACGCGGCTGTTCTGGTCCGGTGACGTCGCCACCGCCCGCGACGTGCTGAAGGGTCCGCTGGTTCCGTAGCGCGGCGGCGCACTTTCCGGGGGCGGTGCCCGCCCGCCGCTGGTCGGCGGCACCGCCCGCAGACCTACGGTTCCGTAGGTGGAATCTGCAGGTCAGCGGTTGATCACACCTCGCCCGCGCTGCTGTTACCCGCTGGTAAGTTAACCGGCATGACGAGCACCGACCCGCTGTTGTTCAACCCGGCGACCTACGACCCGGCGCACTTCGATCCCGAGACCCGTCGCCTGTTGAAGGCGACCATCGAGTGGTTCGAGTCGCGGGGCAAGGCGCAGCTGCTCGCCGACGACGCGCAGGCCACCTGGGTTTCCGACTTCCTCGAGTTCGTCAAGGAAGAGAAGCTCTTCGCGACCTTCCTCACCCCGGCCGCCTACGCCGACGGTGACGAGAACCGGCGCTGGGACGCCGCCCGCAACGCCGCGCTCTCGGAGATCTTCGGGTTCTACGGCCTCGCGTACTGGTACGCCGAGCAGGTCACCATCCTCGGCCTGGGCCCGATCTGGCAGAGCGACAACGAGATCGCGAAGCGCAAGGCGGCCGCCGACCTGGCCGACGGTCAGGTGATGGCCTTCGCGCTGTCCGAGCAAACGCACGGCGCCGACATCTACAACACCGACCTGGTGCTCACTCCCACCGAGCCGGGCAGCGCCGACCACGAAGCCGGAATCCTGTTCCGCGCCAACGGCGAAAAGTACTACATCGGCAACGGCAACGTCGCCAGCATGGTCTCGGTGTTCTCCCGCCGCGCCGACCTCGAAGGCGCCGACGGCTACGTCTGGTTCGCCGCCGACAGCCGGCACGAGAACTACCACCTGATCGGCAACGTGGTGCACCAGCAGATGTACGTCTCCACCTTCCGGCTGGAGAACTACCCGGTGCGCGCCGAGGACATCCTGCACACCGGCCCGGAAGCCTTCTCCGCGGCGCTGAACACCGTCAACGTGGGCAAGTTCAACCTCTGCCACGGCGGCGTCGGCATGGTCGAACATTCCTTCTACGAAGCCATCACGCACGCCAACAACCGGATCCTCTACGGCAACCCGGTGACCGCGTTCCCACACGTGCGCAACAACTTCGTCGACGCCTACAGCCGCATGGTCGCGATGAAGCTGTTCAGCGACCGCGCCATCGACTACTTCCGCACCGCCAGCCTGGAAGACCGTCGCTACCTGCTGTTCAACCCGATGACCAAGTCGAAGGTGACCTCCGAGGGCGAGGTCGTGATGACCCTGCTGCTGGATGTGCTGGCCGCCAAGGGATTCGAGAAGAACACCTACTTCAACGAGGTGCAGCGCCTGATCAGCTGCCTGCCCCGGCTGGAGGGCACGGTGCACGTCAACGTGGGGCAGATCCTCAAGTTCATGCCGAACTACCTGTTCAACCCGAAGGACTACCCGGAGGTCGGCACCCGTCAGGACGCCGCCGACGACGCGTTCTTCTGGCGGCAGGGTCCCGCGCGCGGCGCCGGCAAGGTGCAGTTCGCGGACTGGACTCCGGTGTACGAGAAGCACTCCGAGGTTCCGAACGTGGCTCGCTTCTACGAGCAGGCCCAAGCGCTGCGCGCCCTGCTGCTGCACGCCGCGCCGGACGAGGCCCAGCAGCGGGATCTGGACTTCATGCTGACCATCGGACACCTGTTCTCGCTGGTGGTCTACGGTCAGCTGATCCTGGAGCAGGCCGCGCTCACCGACCTGGACCGTGACCTGCTGGATCAGATCTTCGACTTCCAGATCCGCGACTTCAACGGCTACGCCACCACGCTCTACGGCAAGCCCTCCACCACCGCGGCCCAGCGCGAATGGGCCGTCGGCGCACTGCGCACCCCGCTGGCCGATCGGGACCGCTTCGACCGCGTCTGGAACCAGGTGGCTTCCTACGACGGCGCCTACGAGATGCGGGGGTAGCCGGGACGACACCTCGCTGCGCTCGGCTTTCGTCCCGGCTACCGGTGTCCGAGTGGCACCGGGGGCGCTTCGCTTCCCCGGTGCCGCGCTGCTTCCGGTCGTGGCGCACTGTTCCCCGGTCGTGGCGCGCTGTCCCTGGTCCTGCCGACTGTCCCTGGTCGTGGCGCGCTGGTCCTGGTCGTGGCGCGCTGGTTCCGGTCGTGCCGCACTGGTCCTGGTCGTGCCGCACTATTCCCCGGCCGTGCCGCGCTGGTCCCGGTCGTGCCGCCGTGCTCGGGTTCGGGGAATCGTCAGGACTTGCCCGGGAACGCGATCGTCGGCGGTTGGGTGCCCAGGATCGCCTGCCAAGTGGCTTGGCGCACAGCCGATTCGGTGAGCGCGTCGATCCCGATGCGGCGCACGTCCGCGGCGTCGGCGCGCTCGACCACGGCCCGCCACGCGACGGCGCAGTCGTTTTCCACGGTGACCGCGAGCTTCGCCGCCGGAATCGGATCGTCCACCGGGAACGGGGTGGTGTACGCGGCGTCCGGGGCGGGCACGGCCACACCGGCGACCTTCAGGGCGTCGATCGTCGAGTCCCGCCGAGCCCGGTGCGCGGCAACGTATTCCGCGACCAGCCGGGACCGATCGGTATTGGCGTAGGCCGCGATCACGCCGTAGGCGTACACCGCGGCGTACTCGGCGTCGAGCGCGTCGAGCAGCGCCTGCTGCTGGCCGGTCGTCATGCGAGCAGCACCCCTACTTCGGTGGCGCAGGACGCGCTGATGGACGCGAGCAGTCCCGCGCGGTAGCCGGACAGTGCCCGCGCCAGTTCGGCCGCCGCCTGCCGGGACCGGCCGAGCTGTTCGCCGAGCTGCTCGAGACTCATCGGCGCCGCCGGCGGCGCCTGCGTACCGGTCGTCCCGCCGGGGGCCGCCGCTCCGGAGGGTGTGGCCGCGGCGCGGGTCCGGGGCACCGGAGTGGTCCCGTCACCGTAAACGCCGATGACACGGTCGATTTCGGCCTGCAATGCCTCGGCATGCGCGGTGCGTTCGGCGGCGATGGCGGTCAGTGCGCTCTGTTTCTGCGGTGCCAGCGCGATCGCGGCGGTCGCGGCGGCGGCATCGGCCTTGGCCGAGCTGACCTGTGCGGCAAGTGGATCCGGCGCCTGTAGCGGCTCCTCGCCGCAGGCCGTGCTCGCGCCGAGCGCGAGCGCCCCGAGGGCGCCGCCACCGGCCAACCGGAATGCGGCGCGGCGGGTGAAGGCAGTGCCCGGGGACGGCAGGAGACGAAGCCGGTGGGGTGGGTAAGTAGAGTGGCCGGGCGAGCACCCGGCAGGCGGGGCGAGGAGGCGGATGGGCACGGCACCATCGTGCCAGATTCGATCTTCCGGTCCGGTGGCGGCGCGGGCGCGCCGACTGGGTGACCACGCGTGTGATGCACCCAGCAAACTTGCCTACGGTAGCTGGTCCTTTACACTCTCCGAGCGCGTTACGCTAGATCTTCGGTACATAAACTTTCTCCCCTCGTCACAACTGAACCAGGAGCCGCCCCAGATGCCGATGCCGACCGAGGAAAGGGTGAGCCAGCTAGTAGCTGGGCTCGTCGAACGCCGAGGGCTCGACCTCGAGGGCGTTGAGATCGCCACTGCCGGACAGCAAAACGAGGCGGGCGATCCGGGTCAGTATCGGGTCAAGATCGTCGTCGACAGTGACGCGGCGGTCGATCTGGACGCCGTCGCCGCACTGAGCAACGAGATCTCCGAGGCACTCGACGCGGCGGGCGATTTCGGCGAGACGGCGTACCTGCTGGAAGTCACCACCCCGGGCATCAACCGTCCGCTCACCGCGGACCGGCACTGGCGGCGCGCGCAGGGCCGCAAGGTCCGGGTCAAGCTACGCGCGGACGCGACCTCACCGGACCCCGCCGGGGCAACCAAGTTCGAAGCCCGCGTCGGCCGGCTGGACGGCGAGCGGATCGCACTGGTGCTCGGAGGCAAAGCCAAACCGCGCCTGGCGACGGTGCCGCTGGCCGATATCGCCGAGGCCGTGGTCCAGGTCGAGTTCAACCAGCCCGGCGCCGAAGAATTGGAGCTCGCGGGCGGCATCGCACCCGGCAAGCCGCTGCCCGGTTCCGAACCCGAAGACCTCTCATCCGAATCAGCATCCGAAGGGATCGTGGAATGAACATCGAAATCGAAGCCCTGCGCGCGATAGTCGCCGACAAGGGGATCTCGATCGAGACGGTGATCTCCGCGATCGAGTCCGCGCTGCTCACCGCCTACCGGCACACCGAGGGGCATCAGCCCAACGCGCGCATCGACATCAACCAGAAGACCGGCAACGTCCGCGTGATGGCGCGCGAGCTCGACGCCGACGGCAACGTCATCTCCGAATGGGACGACACCCCTGAGGGTTTCGGCCGGATCGCGGCCACCACCGCGCGCCAGGTCGTGCTGCAGCGGCTGCGCGACGCGGAGAACGAGAAGTCCTTCGGCGAGTTCTCCACGCACGAGGGCGACATCGTCGGCGGCGTGGTGCAGCGGGACGCGCGTGCCAACGCCCGCGGCACCGTGGTGGTCCGCATCGGCAGCGAACTGCACGGCACCGAGGCGCTGATCCCGTCGGCCGAGCAGGTGCCGGGGGAGACCTACGAACACGGCGATCGCATCAAGGCCTATGTCTACGGCGTCTCGCGGGGTCCGCGCGGTCCGCAGATCACGCTGTCCCGGACACACCCGAATTTGGTTCGCCGCCTGTTTGCCCTCGAGGTACCCGAGATCGCCGACGGTTCGGTCGAGATCGTCGCGGTGGCGCGCGAGGCGGGGCACCGCTCCAAGATCGCCGTGCGCTCCACCGTGCCCGGCGTCAACGCCAAGGGCGCGTGCATCGGTCCGATGGGCCAGCGCGTGCGCAACGTGATGAGCGAACTGGCCGGGGAGAAGATCGACATCATCGACTGGGCCGAAGATCCGGCGACCTTCGTCGGTAATGCGCTGTCCCCGTCGAAGGTGGTATCGGTCACCATCGTCGACCCGGAGGCGCGCGCCGCCCGTGTCGTGGTGCCCGACTTCCAGCTGTCGCTGGCGATCGGCAAGGAAGGCCAGAACGCCCGCCTCGCGGCGCGTTTGACCGGGTGGCGCATCGATATCCGCAGCGACGCCGCCCCCGACATGGGCGAAGGCGTGCGGTCGGAGGCGCAGCGCGGTTGACCGGAGCGCACGAGGAAGGCGGCAACCCGGCCGTGTTTTCCCAGGAATCGGGTCGCCGGGATGGCAGCTCGGCAACTTCCGCGGGGGCGGAGTTCGTCGTTATGACCGGGTCGGCGGTAGAGTGGTCTCAGGTTCAGCGCGAGCCTTCGGTTCCTTTGCACGAACGCACCAATGAGAAGACCCTTCGGGTGGCTCCGGTGCGCACATGTATCGGGTGCCGGAAGCGCGAGTTGGCCGTCGATCTGTTGCGGATCGTGGCGCAAGATCGGGAATCGGATGACGGATCCCGTATCGTCGCGATCGTTCCCGATCCGCGGCGCAGACTTCCCGGGAGGGGTGCCTGGTTGCACCCCCTTTCGTCTTGTCTGAGCACGGCAGAGCGACGCCGAGCATTCGGCAGAGCACTACGAGTGTCCGGACATCTGGATATCTCAGCCCTGGAGCATTACCTCGAGAACAGGCACGAGCACTCATGAGCACACCGTGAAGTACCAACGATGAACGTCCATCGGAGATAACCCGAGGTCGTGCGGGCCGCCGTCCCCTGAAACGGCGGGGCTGCTCGACCTCATGTAGAGGAGAGCAGTGGCAGGCAAGGCCCGCGTGCACGAGTTGGCTAAAGAGCTCGGTGTCACAAGCAAAGAACTACTCGCGAAGCTCAAGGAGCAGGGCGAGTTCGTGAAGTCGGCGTCCTCGACGGTGGAAGCACCCGTCGCACGTCGTCTGCGCGAGTCGCTGGCGGCGAAGAGCGCCCCCAGCACCGAATCCAAGTCCGGGTCCAAGCCCGGCCCCGCTTCGTCGGCCAAGCTGGCCGCGAAGCCCGCACCGGGCGGTCCGCGCCCGGGTCCCAGGCCCGCGGCACCGGCTCCGGCCGCCGCCGCTCCGGCGGCTCCCGCCGCCGAAACCTCCGCGGCTCCGGCTGCCGCGACGCCGGCCCAGGCCGCTCCGCGTCCGTCCGAGGGCGCGCGCCCCGGTCCGGCCGTGAAGCCGGGTCCGGCCCAGACTCCGGCCGCTCCGGCGGCCGAAGCCCCCAAGACGGCGCCGGCTCCGGCCGGTCCCCGTGCCACGCCCGCGGCCGCCCCGCAGCCGGGTCAGCAGCAGCGTCCCGCTGCCGCGGCCCCCGCGGGTCCGCGTCCGGGTGGCCCGAAGCCGGGTCCGAAGGCCCCGCGCGTCGGCAACAATCCCTTCTCCTCGGCTCCCGAGCGTGAGCGTGCGCCGCGTCCGACTCCCGGTCAGGGCGGTCCCCGCCCCGGTCAGGGTCAGGGTGGCCCGCGTCCCGGTCAGGGTCAGGGCGGTCCCCGCCCGGGTCAGGGTCAGGGCGGTCCGCGTCCCGGTCAGGGTCAGGGCGGTCCCCGCCCGGCCGCTGCCCAGGGTGGCGGCGCTCGTCCCGGCGGCCCGCGGCCGAGCCCCGGCTCGATGCCGCCGCGGCCCAATCCCGGTGCCATGCCTGCTCGTTCGGCCCGTCCGGGTCCGGGCGGTGCCGGTGCGGGTCGTCCCGGTGGTGGCGCAGGTCGCCCCGGTGGCGGTGCCGGTCGTCCCGGTGGCGGCGGTGGCGGTGGCTACCGCGGCGGCGGTGCGGGTGGCGGCACGGGTGCTCCCGGTGCCGGTGCTCCCGCGGCCGGTGGTTTCCGTGGACGTCCCGGTGGCGGCGGCGGTCGCCCCGGTGGTCCCGGTGGCCGTGGTGGTGCGGCCGGTGCGTTCGGTCGTCCCGGTGGCGCTCCGCGTCGTGGCCGTAAGTCGAAGCGGGCGAAGCGCGCCGAGTACGAGTCGATGCAGGCGCCCGCCGTCGGCGGCGTGCGGCTGCCCCGCGGCAACGGCGAGGTCATCCGCCTCGCTCGCGGTGCCTCGCTGTCGGATTTCGCGGAGAAGATCGACGCGAACCCGGCTGCCTTGGTGCAGGCCTTGTTCAACCTCGGCGAAATGGTCACCGCGACCCAGTCGGTGAACGACGAGACCCTCGAGCTGCTCGGCGGCGAGATGAACTACGTCGTGCAGGTCGTCAGCCCGGAGGACGAGGACCGCGAGCTGCTCAGCTCGTTCGACCTCACCTACGGCGAGGACGAGGGCGACGAGTCCGACCTCGAACAGCGTCCGCCGGTGGTGACCGTCATGGGTCACGTCGACCACGGTAAGACCCGACTGCTCGACACGATCCGTAAGGCCAACGTCCGTGAGGGCGAAGCCGGCGGCATCACCCAGCACATCGGCGCCTACCAGGTGCTGACCTCGCTGGACGGCAACGAGCGCCTGGTCACCTTCATCGACACCCCGGGTCACGAGGCCTTCACGGCCATGCGTGCCCGTGGCGCCAAGGCCACCGACCTCGCGATCCTGGTAGTCGCCGCCGACGACGGCGTCATGCCGCAGACGGTGGAGGCCATCAACCACGCCCAGGCGGCCGATGTGCCGATCGTGGTCGCGGTCAACAAGATCGACAAGGAAGGCGCGAACCCGGACAAGATCCGGCAGCAGCTGACCGAGTACGGCCTGGTGGCCGAGGAATACGGTGGCGACACCATGTTCGTCGACATCTCGGCCAAGCAGGGCACCAACATCGACGCACTGCTCGAAGCCGTCCTGCTCACCGCGGACGCGGCGCTGGACCTGCGGGCCAATCCGGACATGGACGCGCAGGGTGTCGCCATCGAGGCGCACCTGGACCGTGGCCGTGGCCCGGTGGCGACCGTGCTGATCCAGCGCGGCACGCTGCGGGTCGGCGACTCGATCGTGGCGGGCGACGCCTACGGTCGTGTGCGCCGCATGGTCGACGAACACGGCGAGGATGTCGACGCGGCGCTGCCGTCGCGGCCCGTCCAGGTCATCGGCTTCACGTCGGTGCCCGGCGCGGGTGACAACCTGCTCGTGGTCGACGAAGACCGGATCGCTCGCCAGATCGCCGACCGCCGCAATGCGCGTAAGCGCAACGCACTGGCCGCGCGTTCCCGCAAGCGGATCAGCCTGGAAGATCTGGATGCCGCCCTGAAGGAGACTTCGGAGCTCAACCTGATCCTCAAGGGCGACAACTCCGGCACCGTGGAGGCGCTGGAAGAAGCCCTCATGCAGATCCAGATCGACGACGAGGTGCGCTTGCGGGTCATCGACCGCGGTGTCGGTGGCGTCACCGAGACCAACGTCAACCTGGCCTCGGCCTCGAACGCGATCATCATCGGGTTCAACGTCCGCGCGGAGGGCAAGGCCACCGAGCTGGCCAACCGCGAAGGCGTGGACATCCGGTACTACTCGGTGATCTACCAGGCCATCGACGAGATCGAGAAGGCCCTCAAGGGCATGCTCA from Nocardia goodfellowii carries:
- the yaaA gene encoding peroxide stress protein YaaA, coding for MLVLLPPSETKSDGGAGAPLDLAGLAMPQLTAVRDKLVTELIELAKDPDATRKALALGKGADVEIARNAALRTSPTRPALERYTGVLYDALDAKAFSKAQREKAYARLGIGSALFGAIRAGDPIPAYRLSGGSKLPGLPTLSALWRDCLPEALVAEAAGELVIDLRSGTYQQLGRVPGAVTANVLTEHPDGSRTVVSHFNKHHKGLLARALVMTRADPTDIKGVARVAEKSGLRTEIASPTELLILT
- a CDS encoding proline--tRNA ligase, whose amino-acid sequence is MITRLSQLFLRTLRDDPADAEVPSHKLLVRAGYVRRVAPGVYSWLPLGLRVLREVERVVREEMNAMGAQEISLPALLPRDPYETTNRWTEYGDALFRLQDRKGADYLLGPTHEELFALTVKSEYNSYKDLPVSLYQIQTKYRDEERPRAGILRGREFIMKDSYSFDLDEAGLKASYNAHREAYQRIFDRLGVKYVIVAATSGAMGGSASEEFLADSPVGEDTYVVCRESGYAANVEAVITPAPAAQPVDGLPDAVVHDTPNTPTIATLVDWANEAGIYGRPVTAADTLKNVMVKLRHPDGKAEIVGIGIPGDREVDDKRLGASVEPAEVELLTDEDFKANPFLVKGYIGPKALQDNGVRYLVDPRVATGTSWITGADTQGKHVVGLVAGRDFTPDGTIEAAEVRDGDPSPDGRGTLVAARGIEIGHIFQLGYKYTDAFEVDVLGENGKPVRLIMGSYGVGVSRMVAVIAEQQHDEKGLRWPAEIAPFDIHVVIANKDDAARAGAEQVAAGLDSHGLEVLFDDRTASPGVKFKDAELLGMPWVLVIGRGWAEGKVELRNRFTGEAEELPADSAVDAVLAKLRG
- a CDS encoding maleylpyruvate isomerase family mycothiol-dependent enzyme translates to MAPDEYLALLRAELDAFGTCVSGELDAPVEHCGDWTLYDLINHVGVGNLWVVAAVREQRRDYQAPDGPKDPAAVKDWYAETADALVSALDADPDTPAWTFAPPHTVGFWRRRRWLETLVHRFDAEHALGIDSRIEPAHAADGIAEVIEVFVPRMVKRGLAAAPSHAVRLSAIDTGGSWVLGPGDPVATVSGPAATLFLALWNRVPATRLFWSGDVATARDVLKGPLVP
- a CDS encoding acyl-CoA dehydrogenase family protein yields the protein MTSTDPLLFNPATYDPAHFDPETRRLLKATIEWFESRGKAQLLADDAQATWVSDFLEFVKEEKLFATFLTPAAYADGDENRRWDAARNAALSEIFGFYGLAYWYAEQVTILGLGPIWQSDNEIAKRKAAADLADGQVMAFALSEQTHGADIYNTDLVLTPTEPGSADHEAGILFRANGEKYYIGNGNVASMVSVFSRRADLEGADGYVWFAADSRHENYHLIGNVVHQQMYVSTFRLENYPVRAEDILHTGPEAFSAALNTVNVGKFNLCHGGVGMVEHSFYEAITHANNRILYGNPVTAFPHVRNNFVDAYSRMVAMKLFSDRAIDYFRTASLEDRRYLLFNPMTKSKVTSEGEVVMTLLLDVLAAKGFEKNTYFNEVQRLISCLPRLEGTVHVNVGQILKFMPNYLFNPKDYPEVGTRQDAADDAFFWRQGPARGAGKVQFADWTPVYEKHSEVPNVARFYEQAQALRALLLHAAPDEAQQRDLDFMLTIGHLFSLVVYGQLILEQAALTDLDRDLLDQIFDFQIRDFNGYATTLYGKPSTTAAQREWAVGALRTPLADRDRFDRVWNQVASYDGAYEMRG
- a CDS encoding ferritin-like domain-containing protein, producing MTTGQQQALLDALDAEYAAVYAYGVIAAYANTDRSRLVAEYVAAHRARRDSTIDALKVAGVAVPAPDAAYTTPFPVDDPIPAAKLAVTVENDCAVAWRAVVERADAADVRRIGIDALTESAVRQATWQAILGTQPPTIAFPGKS
- the rimP gene encoding ribosome maturation factor RimP, whose protein sequence is MPMPTEERVSQLVAGLVERRGLDLEGVEIATAGQQNEAGDPGQYRVKIVVDSDAAVDLDAVAALSNEISEALDAAGDFGETAYLLEVTTPGINRPLTADRHWRRAQGRKVRVKLRADATSPDPAGATKFEARVGRLDGERIALVLGGKAKPRLATVPLADIAEAVVQVEFNQPGAEELELAGGIAPGKPLPGSEPEDLSSESASEGIVE
- the nusA gene encoding transcription termination factor NusA, with product MNIEIEALRAIVADKGISIETVISAIESALLTAYRHTEGHQPNARIDINQKTGNVRVMARELDADGNVISEWDDTPEGFGRIAATTARQVVLQRLRDAENEKSFGEFSTHEGDIVGGVVQRDARANARGTVVVRIGSELHGTEALIPSAEQVPGETYEHGDRIKAYVYGVSRGPRGPQITLSRTHPNLVRRLFALEVPEIADGSVEIVAVAREAGHRSKIAVRSTVPGVNAKGACIGPMGQRVRNVMSELAGEKIDIIDWAEDPATFVGNALSPSKVVSVTIVDPEARAARVVVPDFQLSLAIGKEGQNARLAARLTGWRIDIRSDAAPDMGEGVRSEAQRG
- a CDS encoding YlxR family protein translates to MTGSAVEWSQVQREPSVPLHERTNEKTLRVAPVRTCIGCRKRELAVDLLRIVAQDRESDDGSRIVAIVPDPRRRLPGRGAWLHPLSSCLSTAERRRAFGRALRVSGHLDISALEHYLENRHEHS
- the infB gene encoding translation initiation factor IF-2, producing MAGKARVHELAKELGVTSKELLAKLKEQGEFVKSASSTVEAPVARRLRESLAAKSAPSTESKSGSKPGPASSAKLAAKPAPGGPRPGPRPAAPAPAAAAPAAPAAETSAAPAAATPAQAAPRPSEGARPGPAVKPGPAQTPAAPAAEAPKTAPAPAGPRATPAAAPQPGQQQRPAAAAPAGPRPGGPKPGPKAPRVGNNPFSSAPERERAPRPTPGQGGPRPGQGQGGPRPGQGQGGPRPGQGQGGPRPGQGQGGPRPAAAQGGGARPGGPRPSPGSMPPRPNPGAMPARSARPGPGGAGAGRPGGGAGRPGGGAGRPGGGGGGGYRGGGAGGGTGAPGAGAPAAGGFRGRPGGGGGRPGGPGGRGGAAGAFGRPGGAPRRGRKSKRAKRAEYESMQAPAVGGVRLPRGNGEVIRLARGASLSDFAEKIDANPAALVQALFNLGEMVTATQSVNDETLELLGGEMNYVVQVVSPEDEDRELLSSFDLTYGEDEGDESDLEQRPPVVTVMGHVDHGKTRLLDTIRKANVREGEAGGITQHIGAYQVLTSLDGNERLVTFIDTPGHEAFTAMRARGAKATDLAILVVAADDGVMPQTVEAINHAQAADVPIVVAVNKIDKEGANPDKIRQQLTEYGLVAEEYGGDTMFVDISAKQGTNIDALLEAVLLTADAALDLRANPDMDAQGVAIEAHLDRGRGPVATVLIQRGTLRVGDSIVAGDAYGRVRRMVDEHGEDVDAALPSRPVQVIGFTSVPGAGDNLLVVDEDRIARQIADRRNARKRNALAARSRKRISLEDLDAALKETSELNLILKGDNSGTVEALEEALMQIQIDDEVRLRVIDRGVGGVTETNVNLASASNAIIIGFNVRAEGKATELANREGVDIRYYSVIYQAIDEIEKALKGMLKPIYEEVPLGRAEIRAIFRSSKVGNIAGCMVTSGSVKRNAKARLLRDNVVIAETVTISSLKREKDDATEVREGFECGLTLTYNDIKEGDIIEAYEMREKPRD